Part of the Bacteroidota bacterium genome is shown below.
CTCCATAAGTAGGAATATCCGCCGTTTCCTCCTGCGGGCGTTACGGTTGCAGATCCATCATTGCCTGCCATTTCCGGGGTGCTAGCAACGGTAGTTGTGAGCAAGGCGGGCTCCTCGACAACCACAACTTGACTAAGTACACAACCATCGGAGGACGTTACAGTGACACTGTAGCTGCCTGCGGATAAACCACTGAGATCTTCCGTGCTAGCGCCTGTACTCCACTGATAGGTGAAGGGGGCTTGGCCGCCTGCGATTGTCAAATCAATCGCCCCATCTTGGTCGCCATTGCAGGTCGGATCGGTTACGGAAGTGGTACCACTAGGTGCTCCGATATTGGAAACTCCTGTCGAGCCGATCATTTGACAACCATTGGCATCGGTCACGGTGACATCGTAACTACCAGCGTTTAATCCTGTTGTTGTTGCAGAAGTCGCGGAACTGCTCCAAAGAAAAGTGTAGGGACCGACGCCGCCCGTGGGCGATACGGTTGCGCTTCCGTTGGATTGTCCGCAGTTGGCGGATTGGCTGGTGAATGCGAGACTGATTTGGCTGGGTTCATTCACGGTATAGGTAGCGGTCGACGTGCAGCCATTGATGTCGGTCACGGTTACCGTATATCCGCCGGCAGTGAGTCCGGAAATATCTTCTACCGTGGCCCCGTTGCTCCATGCAAAAGTAAATGGTGCTGCGCCCGTTGGGGATAGGTTGATGGACCCGTCATTGCCCGCAAAGCATGAAGTCGAATTTGGCAATGAGCCGAGCGTCGGGGCTGCATTCACGACGATGTGATTCGGGAGAATCAGGGTATCTGATCCGGAAACATTGGAAACGATCAATGTCACGTCATAGGAACCTGGTGCTGCGTACAAAACATTGGGATTGGCAATGTTGGACGTACTTGGCACCCCTCCGGGAAAGAACCAAGCATAGCTGCTCGGGGAATTGGTACTTTGATCAGCAAAAACAACGGAAGTGGCTTCGCAGATATTGGTATCCGTCGTCGTGAAGAAAGCGATCGGCGCCGGCGGAGGTGTAGCGGTAATCGTGAAAGTTGTGCTATAGACCTTGTCTCCCGTGTCGCTGTTGTTGTCATTGGCGGCTAAACCGACAAGGAAAAACGTGATGGGACCGATATCGGTCGCAGGAGCTGTCCAGGTGAAGGACCAATTCTGCGTTCCATTCGCAGCACGATGGGAGACATACTTCCGCAGGAAACCCGTCACAGTTCCGGTTTGTGATGTCGTATTGGTTGCATTGGTCACCGTGAATGTGCCAACGGTAGCCCCAACGCCTCCTGCCAATGCCGTGATTTGAAATCCGAATTGAACTTTGGTTGGATCGATCGTGGAAACTTGAATGGTATATTGCTGACCGGGAACGTATTGCGTTTCATTATTGCCAAAAACCATGGATACTGAACCGGTTCCAGCGGTTCCACCGTGGCATTGGATACACTTATTTTCGTTAGGAGCTCCAGTCTTGGAAGCGACCGGGCTGTTGGAGTTGCCGATCACTACCTTCATCCCTACGAGAAGCATCAAAAAACCCACACCCAAGGCCCCTGCTTTATACAAGGCACGCGAATTACCCATACTATTACCTATTCGATATTCAATACAACTTCCGAGAACGTATCCCTCATGCAATTCGGGATACTATCCTTTTAAACGTCGAGCCGCTGTAATTGTTATCATTTCCAGCGAATGACCTCCATGCAAAGATATGGAAATTCGCGGAAATACATGTAGCTACAATAAATATATAAATGATTGAAATACAGATATTTGAAAACTTTTCGAACCAACATATTTAAGGTTCCATTGCAACTGCAAAAACTGTTTCTGAAGCATGGATTCGTTCTTGCCTACGAAGGGTAAACATGGCAAGCACTAGAATGAGCGGATCCATGACCATGCGGTACCTCCCATCGGCCCATACAGCGGAGGAGACCAAAAGCATCACGATCAATGCCCCAAAAACCAGCCCTTCTGCCCCAGCCCATTCCCTTCGTCTGATCACAGCAAGCGCCATGCCCGTCAAGATCAAGGCATTACAAATCAGCTGTAATCCCGCCGCGAGCATAGCCATTCCTGCCGAATGCGTCAATTCCATGGCCCAACCATAACCGAGCCCTTTGAACATTTGCCAAATGGTCCAGACTTCAAATCGAAACGCATCCCACGGGTGCTTTAGAAAAAAATCAACGGTCAGACCTGTCATTCCCGGGGCAAGCATTTCTGTTTCATGCGTTTGTTTGCCTTGAGGATAGCTTCTCAGATCCGTCAAAGGCATGTTTTGGGCCGAAACGCTATCGCCGGCCATGTAGAACGAATGTTCGTGAAGCTCCTTTCCCGTACGCCATGCCTCCAAACCACCGAGACGGCCGTGCAACATCCCCATTTCACCCATCGTGCTGAATGCTAACCGACCTGAAAGCTGCTGATTTCGCCACATCCACGGACCTACGAGCAAAATTGGAAGTATCAATGCAGCAAGCAATTGTGGCACCCTTTGTTGCTGAAGTCGAAAGCTTTTTACCATTGCCAACGGCGCTGCAATGACGAGCAATGGCAATGCAACAGGCCGCAAAAAACTGGCGATGCTGAGCATCGTCAAGGCGACGGTCAGCATCCCAAGGCCTGCACCCTTCCAAAATCTCAAATAGGCCCAAACCGCGACGAGCAAGCAAAAAACAAAAGGTACTTCGCTCAGAATATAGCTCGCAAAAATCACCGGATAGGGCTGCATCAGATAGAGCTTTGCGCCCGAAGCCGCGATTTTGGGGCCGTAGAGATCCAATCCAATTCGGTAAATCAGCCAGGCAGCGGCAAGCACCATCAAATGCTGCAGGAGCAAAATCCAAAAGGGTGACCTTCCCAGCAAAACCAGAAAAACGGGATATCCAGGCGTTCTTTGCAAGTCTTCAACAAGTGGTTCCGAAAAACTTTGGCTGAATTCGCCAGAAACCGTCAGATTTTCAGCAATCGTCAGATATTGAATGGAATCGTCGGTCAAGTAGGATCGTTGCACCAACGCTGCCGAAAAAAAATAGATGTGCATGGCTGCCACGAAGCAGGTCAAAACGGTGGTGCTCCACCCGTATTTTTTCCACGGCAATTGCATTCAACGGACTTGGAAGCAAGTTAGCAGCCATGCGCATACTTTCAAATGTCGGTGCGCGGAAAGCAACAATGGAAACGCTTCTATTTCAATGGCGAATCGGGCTCCTTGGCGAAATGGTTGTAAACCATTTTGTCCATGAATTTGGGGAACCACTTGTTCATGAATACAGTAAGCCTTCCTTGGCCGGTCAAGACAAGGGTACGCTTACGACGGGTGACAGCCCGGTAAATGTGCGCTGCGACCTCCTCTGCAGACATCAGCTTGTCTTCGTTGAGCGGTGTTTCAGATTGCTGTGAACCATCGCCTTTCAAGGCAACCTTGCGAATGTTGCTCTCTGTAAAGCCGGGACATGCCAACAGGACATGAACATTTTTCTTGAGCAGCTCGGTGCGCAGGGCCTCCAAAAATCCATGCATCGCAAATTTGGATGCACTATAACCCGTCCGGCCCGGCAAACCCCTGAAGCCGGCGATGGATGAAATCCCGACAATCGAACCTTGGTTCTTCACAATCTGATCGATCGCCGCCCGTGTACAATAAACTGTACCGAAGAAATTCACCTGCATGACCCGCTCGATCACCTCGACATCCAGGTCTTGAAACAAGGCGCGCATGGAAATTCCAGCATTGTTGATGAGGATGTCAACCTTCCCGTAGATCTTGAGGGTTTCCGATATAAATCTTTCACAATCTGACTGTTGCGTCACATCCAGACTTGCCCAGTTAGCGGTGCCGCCAGCCTTCCGGATCTCCTCTCCGACCTCTGCCAATTGTGCGATGCTGCGCGCTCCCAACATGACCCGACTGCCTTCCTTGGCAAACTTCAGCGCAAGCGCCCGGCCAATGCCACTTGATGCTCCGGTGATGAGTACAACTTTGTCTTTCACAACGATCCTTTTGATTCGGCTCAAAATTAGGCAAATGCCATCTCCAACAAAATTTTGAACAACAATCACCGCCCTAGCGGAAATCCTGGGCGTCGAATCCCTGTGAATCTTATTGCCATTCGCCCCAATTGCAGTAAATTCACCCTCGTAATGGCTGAAGCAGACTACAAAGGCAAATTGCTACGCTTGTTTCGGGAGATCATGCTCCTGACAAAGTCTCCGTTTGGGCTGAGCATCAATGACTTGGTCGAAAAGCTTGGAGTGACTTATCGCACGGTCTACCGCGACTTGGAATTGCTGGAGCAGGTTGGCTTTTTTCCGGAGGAAATTTCGAAGGGGAAATATGTGATCCGTGGACTCGACAGCGAAGTGCAGAAGTTTGAGAAAAACCTGCAATTCTCCGCCGAAGAAGCTGGAATTCTTGCGCAGGCGCTTGCCTCGATTCCCGAAAGCAATCCGATGAAAAAGGTGATTGCCGAGAAGATGTTGGCATTTTCGGGCATGGAGGATGTATTGAAGGTCATTGTCAAAAGTGACATCAGCCGCAACATGGAAAAGTTGGCGACGGCGATCCGTGAACGTCGGCAGGTGCGATTTCACAATTACCACAGTGCAAATTCGTCGAGCATCAAATCCAGGAGGGTTGAACCGTACGCGTTTTCCGCAGATGGTGTATTTGTGAAAGGTTTTGAGCATGGCCCAAACGTCACCAAGACCTACAAAATCGAGCGCATCGAAGAGGTTTCCTTGCTGGATGAAAACTGGAAGTTTGAGATTTTTCATGATACCGAAGTCAAGCCAGATATTTTCGGAATCAATGGTGGCGAATCGCAAACCGTGAAGTTGCGTTTGAGCATGCGCGCTGCGCACCTGCTACAGGAAGAATTTCCGCTGTCTGCACCACATATATATAAGGAGGATTACAAACACTACCTCTTTGAAGCCCATTGCAACAGCTTCATCGCCATTGGCAGGTTTATCTTGGGTTTGATCGATGAAATCGAGGTGCTGGAGCCGGCAGCTTTGATTGAGCATCTCAACGAACGAATCGCCAAAAGGCGGCTCTAGCCGACATTTCTTTAGAGGTCTTGCATTCGTTTTATTTCCCAAATCTGGGTGAAGGCAGTCCCATGTCTAAGATTTTGCGCAACGGTGTGGACGAATCCAATGCTTTGCGAATGAGAAATTCCCGGACAAAACTACCAAACGTAGCCTAAAGCCAAAATAAATTACAATCTTTTACTGATTCGCTTGACAAATGCCAAAATTCAAGGTATATTTGAATCATGATCACTAAGAAAATTTTCAAGTTTCTCAAAAAAGGATCCGAGTTTTTGACACGAGATGTCAAAAGCGGCCCTGAGATTTGAATTATTAAAAAAGCGAAAGACAATGGAAAAGAGATTCTACCCTACCCAGCCCTTGATCATCTGCACTTGCGGAAACCACTTGCTTGTGGCGCCAGGTTGCACCTGCGATGTATGTATGGGAGTTGCCGCCGAGCCTGCCGATGGGCAGACTGCCGGCAGCCAAGGAGAGCGTCGTGATCGCTTTGACATGAGTTATTTCGAAGCACTTGAGCGGATGTTTGAGAGCTTTGATTTCGCCGCCTGAGATGATTTTACAGCAATGATATATTTTTTCCATCCTACCCGTCCAACCGCCTAGTTCAGGCATATTACAGCAGCAGTTTTTGAAGAATGGCCCCTTTCTCCCCGGAAGGGGCATTCTTTTTTGCTTCGCACTTCGAAATGTCATTGCCAACAAACTGACTGCGATAGAAGCCCAACTGCTTGGAAACATCTGCCATATCAGCCAAAATCCTCAGTGATCCTTCCAGAAGACCCGACGGATCAGCGATTTTGGCTTCGATCACGTATATATTCTGTCGGCACTTCAATTTAAGCCAGAGTTTTTGACACGAGATGTCAAAAGCCGCATTGACCTTTGAATTATTAAAAGCAAAAGACAATGGAAAAGAGAATGTACGCTGCCTTGCCCCAGATCATCTGCACTTGCGGAAACCAATTGTTGGTCACACCCGGTTGTGCATGCGACGTTTGCATGGGGATTGCTGCCGATCCTTCCGAAATGCCGATTGTTGCCGCCTCCGAACGGAAAGATCAATATGACATGAGCTATTTTGAAGCCTTGGAGCGCATGTTTGAGAGCTTCGAATTCGCAGCCTGATCAAGAACCCCCTCGAATTATTGAATACGGGACCAACTCCCCACAACTATGAAAAGACAATGGCCCTTCCGACTGAGAAGGGCCATTCTATTTTCAGCAGAAACACGAATCGCGCTTATTCAGCCTCTTCCATTTCTGACTTGGTCATGATCACTTCCCAATTCCCTTTGTCGTCCTTGCCCAATTTGAGGACTTTTTCATCCTTTTTGCCTTCCTCGGTATAGTAGGCCTTGGCAAAATCTCCGTCTTCCTCCACGCGTTTGATCTCTTTCTTCACCTCCGACTTTTTGTCGTCGTCGAGTGCAGCCATCGATTTCTGATACTCCAGCATATCGCTGGTGCTTTGGGAACCGTAACGCATCGCAGCGTCGTAATTCCCGAATTCCAACGCTTTCATGAAAGCTTCAGCCGTTTGTTGGGCTGATTTACCTTCGCGGTAGGCCTCATATTTGATCGCGGGAACCACCTTTTCTTCCGAATCTGTGCCGTCCACCGCGTTGTCAGGTTCGTCGGTATCCGTTTTGGTGCCTCCTCCGAAATCCGTTTTACTCATCACGACGACCCATTTGCCTTCGTCTTCGCGCAATTGCAGCACTTTGCCTGTTTCATCCCCCTGATCATAGATCACCGTCGCATAATTCCCGTCTTCCTTGACATCCTTGATTTCAAACTCCTCCTTCATCGGATTTGCGCCGAGATTGGACATTTTCGACCATCGTCAAGTTTTGTGCGGTACCCTCTGAACAAAAGGTCTTGGCCTTTTCAAAATCGCCAAACTGCATGGCTTTCAAAAAGGCTTCGGCTGTCTCCTTGGGGCCTTTTTTCTGTGGATCGCTGCTGCAACCATTCAAAACGAGCACCAGCATTGGCAAAAGGAAAACGGCAAATTTGAGTCGTGCGTACATCA
Proteins encoded:
- a CDS encoding T9SS type A sorting domain-containing protein; its protein translation is MGNSRALYKAGALGVGFLMLLVGMKVVIGNSNSPVASKTGAPNENKCIQCHGGTAGTGSVSMVFGNNETQYVPGQQYTIQVSTIDPTKVQFGFQITALAGGVGATVGTFTVTNATNTTSQTGTVTGFLRKYVSHRAANGTQNWSFTWTAPATDIGPITFFLVGLAANDNNSDTGDKVYSTTFTITATPPPAPIAFFTTTDTNICEATSVVFADQSTNSPSSYAWFFPGGVPSTSNIANPNVLYAAPGSYDVTLIVSNVSGSDTLILPNHIVVNAAPTLGSLPNSTSCFAGNDGSINLSPTGAAPFTFAWSNGATVEDISGLTAGGYTVTVTDINGCTSTATYTVNEPSQISLAFTSQSANCGQSNGSATVSPTGGVGPYTFLWSSSATSATTTGLNAGSYDVTVTDANGCQMIGSTGVSNIGAPSGTTSVTDPTCNGDQDGAIDLTIAGGQAPFTYQWSTGASTEDLSGLSAGSYSVTVTSSDGCVLSQVVVVEEPALLTTTVASTPEMAGNDGSATVTPAGGNGGYSYLWSNGETTSTITNLAAGTYSVTVTDSLGCSTTANVTVSLVISVAGAIERDPFTVGPNPFGDYIQLKPTISTYGKFVVHLVDIKGRIVYANEVYAQGSNPIRLEPGSLPAGIYLLKIHTAKGDMVRKLMHTNF
- a CDS encoding glycosyltransferase family 39 protein; this encodes MPWKKYGWSTTVLTCFVAAMHIYFFSAALVQRSYLTDDSIQYLTIAENLTVSGEFSQSFSEPLVEDLQRTPGYPVFLVLLGRSPFWILLLQHLMVLAAAWLIYRIGLDLYGPKIAASGAKLYLMQPYPVIFASYILSEVPFVFCLLVAVWAYLRFWKGAGLGMLTVALTMLSIASFLRPVALPLLVIAAPLAMVKSFRLQQQRVPQLLAALILPILLVGPWMWRNQQLSGRLAFSTMGEMGMLHGRLGGLEAWRTGKELHEHSFYMAGDSVSAQNMPLTDLRSYPQGKQTHETEMLAPGMTGLTVDFFLKHPWDAFRFEVWTIWQMFKGLGYGWAMELTHSAGMAMLAAGLQLICNALILTGMALAVIRRREWAGAEGLVFGALIVMLLVSSAVWADGRYRMVMDPLILVLAMFTLRRQERIHASETVFAVAMEP
- a CDS encoding SDR family oxidoreductase → MKDKVVLITGASSGIGRALALKFAKEGSRVMLGARSIAQLAEVGEEIRKAGGTANWASLDVTQQSDCERFISETLKIYGKVDILINNAGISMRALFQDLDVEVIERVMQVNFFGTVYCTRAAIDQIVKNQGSIVGISSIAGFRGLPGRTGYSASKFAMHGFLEALRTELLKKNVHVLLACPGFTESNIRKVALKGDGSQQSETPLNEDKLMSAEEVAAHIYRAVTRRKRTLVLTGQGRLTVFMNKWFPKFMDKMVYNHFAKEPDSPLK
- a CDS encoding WYL domain-containing protein, which produces MAEADYKGKLLRLFREIMLLTKSPFGLSINDLVEKLGVTYRTVYRDLELLEQVGFFPEEISKGKYVIRGLDSEVQKFEKNLQFSAEEAGILAQALASIPESNPMKKVIAEKMLAFSGMEDVLKVIVKSDISRNMEKLATAIRERRQVRFHNYHSANSSSIKSRRVEPYAFSADGVFVKGFEHGPNVTKTYKIERIEEVSLLDENWKFEIFHDTEVKPDIFGINGGESQTVKLRLSMRAAHLLQEEFPLSAPHIYKEDYKHYLFEAHCNSFIAIGRFILGLIDEIEVLEPAALIEHLNERIAKRRL
- a CDS encoding DUF4878 domain-containing protein, whose translation is MSNLGANPMKEEFEIKDVKEDGNYATVIYDQGDETGKVLQLREDEGKWVVVMSKTDFGGGTKTDTDEPDNAVDGTDSEEKVVPAIKYEAYREGKSAQQTAEAFMKALEFGNYDAAMRYGSQSTSDMLEYQKSMAALDDDKKSEVKKEIKRVEEDGDFAKAYYTEEGKKDEKVLKLGKDDKGNWEVIMTKSEMEEAE
- a CDS encoding DUF4878 domain-containing protein, whose amino-acid sequence is MYARLKFAVFLLPMLVLVLNGCSSDPQKKGPKETAEAFLKAMQFGDFEKAKTFCSEGTAQNLTMVENVQSRRKSDEGGV